A window of Solanum stenotomum isolate F172 chromosome 3, ASM1918654v1, whole genome shotgun sequence contains these coding sequences:
- the LOC125857737 gene encoding uncharacterized protein LOC125857737, translating into MDENQAPEANNPAPVQTVVDLNSVFYMHPSESAGSAIIPVIFDGSGYRSRRRGVLRALSVKNKTGFINGKVDKPSPNSALLTQWERCDDMVTSWILNSLSKDIGDSLQYVNNARELWVELEDRYDQPNGAKLYQLQREINDLSQGNLDVTGYYTQLKRLWEELSTLDTSCQCTCLCICGGKVKMHKAEQDRRLIQFLMGLNEAFTIVRGSILMMNPLPTMA; encoded by the coding sequence ATGGATGAAAATCAAGCTCCAGAAGCCAACAATCCAGCACCAGTCCAGACTGTTGTCGATTTGAACAGTGTTTTCTATATGCATCCATCTGAAAGTGCTGGATCTGCAATTATTCCAGTGATTTTTGATGGATCTGGCTATCGATCCAGGAGACGAGGTGTTCTTCGAGCACTATCTGTCAAAAACAAAACAGGTTTCATCAATGGCAAGGTTGATAAGCCGTCTCCAAATTCAGCACTTCTCACTCAATGGGAGAGATGTGACGACATGGTCACTTCATGGATTCTAAACTCACTTTCGAAGGACATTGGGGATAGTCTTCAATATGTTAATAATGCTAGGGAACTCTGGGTGGAACTAGAGGATAGGTATGATCAACCAAATGGTGCGAAACTGTATCAACTCCAGCGTGAGATCAATGATCTTAGCCAAGGCAACCTCGATGTCACTGGATATTACACTCAACTCAAGAGGCTATGGGAGGAACTGAGCACTTTGGATACAAGTTGCCAGTGCACCTGTTTATGCATTTGTGGAGGAAAGGTGAAAATGCACAAGGCTGAACAAGACAGGAGGCTTATTCAGTTCCTTATGGGGTTAAATGAGGCTTTCACAATAGTGAGAGGAAGTATCCTGATGATGAATCCACTGCCTACTATGGCTTAG